One Mytilus trossulus isolate FHL-02 chromosome 5, PNRI_Mtr1.1.1.hap1, whole genome shotgun sequence DNA segment encodes these proteins:
- the LOC134718032 gene encoding E3 SUMO-protein ligase ZBED1-like — MRNRQKPLRVPEHELVQDVVTRWNSTQAMLSRLVEQRRTLTDILLDEKVTKKADSAVFLPKDHEWELMNDMSTVLMDLSNVTTYMCSENSVSLSEVYPIVCGLIRRSLKVQDSDGVIIRKTKDVISDELNRRYQPNDKTACSTPVIASLMDTRYKKLTFLSSEQRKTAEEFLEGLIDEMPLKRLTETSGSDTPPPKRQRRPSGIDFLLSKSPDKPESQDELELQSYLLDKSDFNKSPLEWWSENKTKYPRLSIIAKRVLAVPATSVPSERIFSCAGLVVTKLRNRLSAGSCISDNFFKQEQDKSHLH, encoded by the coding sequence ATGCGCAATAGGCAAAAACCTCTTAGGGTTCCTGAACATGAGTTAGTACAGGATGTTGTAACAAGGTGGAATTCAACACAGGCAATGCTTTCACGTCTGGTGGAACAACGTCGTACTCTCACGGATATATTGTTAGACGAGAAAGTGACAAAAAAAGCAGATTCCGCTGTATTTCTTCCTAAAGATCATGAGTGGGAATTGATGAATGATATGTCCACAGTTCTTATGGACTTATCTAATGTAACGACGTACATGTGTTCAGAAAACAGCGTATCTTTGTCTGAGGTCTATCCGATTGTATGTGGATTAATAAGAAGAAGTTTAAAGGTACAAGATTCTGACGGAGTTATAATTCGTAAGACCAAAGATGTCATCAGTGATGAGTTGAATCGACGTTATCAACCAAATGACAAGACTGCCTGTTCCACACCTGTAATTGCATCACTAATGGACACCCGATACAAAAAGTTAACTTTCTTATcttctgaacaaagaaaaacgGCAGAGGAATTTTTAGAGGGTCTTATCGATGAAATGCCTCTAAAACGGTTGACAGAGACAAGCGGCTCCGATACTCCGCCACCAAAGAGACAACGACGACCAAGTGGAATTGACTTTTTGCTTAGTAAATCGCCTGACAAACCGGAGTCTCAAGACGAGTTAGAACTACAAAGTTATTTACTAGATAAATCTGATTTCAATAAATCTCCACTTGAATGGTGGTCAGAAAACAAGACGAAATACCCACGTTTATCTATAATTGCAAAACGTGTGTTAGCAGTACCAGCAACGTCCGTTCCTTCTGAGAGGATATTTTCATGTGCCGGACTTGTGGTTACTAAACTCAGAAACAGACTTTCAGCTGGAAGTTGTAtatcagataatttttttaaacaagaacaAGATAAAAGTCACCTGCATTGA